The Euzebya sp. genome contains a region encoding:
- a CDS encoding trans-aconitate 2-methyltransferase: protein MPENPWLAGGDADRGTSYQRRLAAKAASGAYLHAEADLVEGLGARTVLDAGCGTGRVAVELARRGLSVVGVDVDPSMLAVARGASEDVEWVEADLVSVDLGRTVDVVLAAGNVMVFLTPGTLDAVVARLAAHLAPGGHLVAGFALRGGPSPIELPLATYDQACEAAGLVLVDRRATWEGEGYAGGDYAVSTHRLVA, encoded by the coding sequence CGCCGGCGGGGACGCCGACCGCGGGACGTCCTACCAGCGCCGGCTGGCCGCCAAGGCCGCGAGCGGCGCGTACCTGCACGCGGAGGCGGATCTGGTGGAGGGGCTGGGGGCGCGGACCGTGCTGGATGCGGGGTGCGGCACCGGGCGGGTGGCCGTCGAGCTGGCCCGCCGCGGGCTGTCGGTCGTGGGCGTGGACGTGGACCCGTCGATGCTCGCCGTGGCCCGGGGGGCGTCCGAGGACGTCGAGTGGGTCGAGGCGGACCTGGTGTCGGTGGACCTCGGCCGCACGGTCGACGTCGTGCTGGCCGCGGGGAACGTCATGGTGTTCCTGACGCCGGGCACGCTCGACGCGGTCGTCGCGCGGCTTGCCGCGCACCTCGCCCCCGGTGGCCACCTGGTCGCCGGATTCGCGCTGCGGGGCGGGCCGAGCCCGATCGAGTTGCCGCTCGCCACCTACGACCAGGCATGCGAGGCGGCCGGGCTGGTCCTGGTCGATCGCCGCGCCACCTGGGAGGGTGAGGGGTACGCCGGCGGCGACTACGCGGTCAGCACCCACCGGCTGGTGGCCTGA